A window of Amaranthus tricolor cultivar Red isolate AtriRed21 chromosome 8, ASM2621246v1, whole genome shotgun sequence genomic DNA:
GAGGAGGATTATACATTATTTGAGAAGGTGGAACCTAAACCAAAGCGGCCACGCAAGACGACAATCTGTGGTCTTCACACATGAGCAttctaacttttatttaattttttatgatgatgTTTATGCTAATGAAAAATGTTGTCTTGTTGGCTATGCTATGTATTATGTCCCATACTTATCTGCTTTCTcaattatgattgttatttgtcTGATGAAATGTGTATATTGTAATGTGTTTTATTGCCGCCTTAGATTGCTTGACATGAGTATGagatattaacatatttatagCTTGCTATCTGATGTTGTTTTATTGCCACACCAATTTCTTGGTATGAGGCTGAAACTTAATAAAGTTACTGATTTGGCAATGGTTAATGTGTTTTGTCTCAATGTCGTTTCAAGTACTAAGATGAGATACTTACATTTGTACAATTTCAATTGATGTCAAATATTAATTCTGAGAGTTAAATAAACGTACACAAGTGAAACTTGGTATGATGAATGATATTTAACTTGATTAGATTTTTGTGTCTAATAACCACCTCAATGACTAAATAGAGAGGTGTGCATAAGTTCATAGTTACAAAATGTTTTCTTAAATGttcttttctttacaaaatgttgatccatgtctacatgataTTGTAATGATTTACAAAATTTCTACTTAACTAAAGTTAGACAACCCTTGTGATCCAAAAATATAAGGGTGTTAATCCATTTCTatatattgataattaatttcaatcttCTTGTGGAAGATCATTAAGATTAATTATACCATGAGATAAAAATTGACGTGCTGCATTTGTAAGTTCTGGAGGGACTTCTAATTGTCTTGGCAACATACTGTCCAATCTTTTTTTTCTAATGTGTGGATTCTTGTAATTATTACCACTTCTAGCTTTCAACACCTCTAACATGCATAGTTGATATTGTATCCACGTGTAGTTCAAAAGTTTTGGTTCAAAAGTGTCGTATGCATCATTGACCGCCTTGATCAAATCTTTGAGGTCTTTCGGGACTGacttgaattgaattgattgtAGAGCACTAAACAAACCCAAATCTAAGATGTTCATATCTGGACTGGATGCCGGTTGACAAACTAGTCTTATTTTAAATCCATCTTTGTTAGCTTCTTCATTGAATGCttgatcattttttaaaatatgtggcttggcattatcttgttgaatccaAATATCTTTGACTCCATTTGCTGGCCATTTCAATCTGATTGCTGGTAGAACTTCATTGATTAGTTTATCTCGACTAACATCTCGTGTAACTTTTGTTATTGCTCTTAGCTGTGGTGTACATGCTGGTCTGTTTTTTGACCTTCTTATTACATAATAAGTCTCTGTGAATagaaaaattcatatttttCCATCCCACAACACTTCTCCATTAGTACTAATTTGAGGTCTTGCAAGAGCTACTATAAACATTACTTTACCTATGAAATTTTGCCTTTGCACACACCTGTATGGTTCTTCCTCATCCCCAGGGAATAAATAGTACCTTTGTGTTTCCCTACTCATGTAGAACCATTTTTCATCGATGTGTACAACATAATACATCAAACTGAACTTTGATAGGTTGTCTACAGTAGGTGGTATTATTTGGGATAGAATAAAGTTGAgtctttttattttgtggtCATGAGAAAGTTTTGGTTTAATTGAATTTGTATGTGCATTGAGCATTGGGCATTCACAAGTTTATAGAATGATGAAATCTAGTAATATTTTTGGATCACAAGGGTAACTTTAGTTAAGTAGAAATTTTGTAAATCATTACAATATCATATAGACATGGATCAACATTTTGTAAAGGAAAGAACATTTAAGACAACATTTTGTAACTATGAACTTATGCACACCTCTCCATTTAGTCATTGAGGTGGTTATTAGACACAAAAATCTAATCAAGTTAAATATCATTCATCAATCCAAGTTTCACTTGTGTACGTTTATTTAACTCTCAGAATTAATGTTTGACATCATTTGAAATTGTACAAATGTAAGTATCTCATCTTAGTACTTGAAACGACATTGAGACAAAACACATTAACCATTGCCAAATCGGTAACTTTATTAAGTTTCAGCCTCATACCAAGAAATTGGTGTGGCAATAAAACAACATCAGATAGCAAGctataaatatgttaatatctCATACTCATGTCAAGTAATCTAAGGTGGCAATAAAAACACATTACAATATACACATTTCATCAGACAAATAACAATCATCATTGAGAAAGCAGATAAGTATACTAGTTTTGCCGATACTCCTCATTCCTCATATCCTCAAATATATAAgaagattataattaataataattgaaatatGTTAGAAtggaaattgaaaataataatagaatatcACAattttggtaaatgacttttaaataagctaaaaaattaatttttaagacaaaatctaaaaattaatctttatagtTTTTTCATtgtcttttgattttttatttttagcctACTTTTTCCCATATACACTACCAAAAGCTAacaaatatttctattttttttttaccatataTCCATAGCAGTTGGCTTAAAATATCTTATTATTAGCCAATAAATTCCTACCATTGGTCAAAGCTTAGCCTAAACAGCATTAATTATACTTCTTCATCCTCGTTATTTAATTTCATTAGCTTTTGACAGATATACTAAGAAATTAGATATTCGTAGGTTAAAATAGTGAAAtgttttattttcatgtaaGTAGTGAAATATGTTTAAGAAAAAGATATAGAGAATAAAAGTAGTAAAAtcatatataaacataaaaatgaaataaattaaatagtatagGGGAGTATTTAGGGGCGAACATAGGTTAGAATCTTCGGGGACACGTGCTTTTaggcattttttttttaaatttcaaaataaactttTCTATTGGTAAgagtaaaagtgtaaaattaatattgaagtcttttgatgataaatactctctcattttagtaattttgtcttatttatttattttgttctacTTTTTTATTAGgtcagttgatttattttgttacatttccttttatgatatatcgtatttaaaattttagcaagtcttgtatgagactgtctcaccgtgagacgtatcaagaaaccaactcaaccaaaagtttaagctgatggttgaggccccaagatatgttatatactctaacacgctccCTCACACGAGGGCCCTTTAGGCTAGAAGTATGGATGCAACACAGGCCCTCTTCATACCTGGTGTATTTCacttaaatgaggggtggttgagattcgaactcatgacctcttgtcactttagtttctgataccatgttaagaaaccaacctaaccaaaagcttaagctaatggttgaaaccccaggatatgttatatattcaaaCAAGACGAGCCCATACAAACAGTGCATTGgtgaaaaacattaaaaaaaacaatgaaactAAATTCATATTTATACAAGAACtgtatttttaaaatagtttaggGTGAACGATTGAGggcgtctcacggtgagacgacctcaataaAGAACGtgcactataatagatcaatcCACAATTTATTTACAGcatacaaattatttttaaagtatatttaactttttctcTAGTtacattattttgaataaaggggaataaatttaataaatatgttCAAATTGTTATTAATTCAAGTAATGCATATGATTAAGATAGATCTTAATTACTAACATTCTTTTATTCGAAAACACTACTTAATTACGTGAAATTCTATCAAgaataaatacataattttgataaatttattgtgcttctatttgttattttacagaattaaaaaattagttgttaattttacaaacaaAACGCTATCGAATTTTCGTCTATTAATTAATACCTCTGAGACTTCAAATCCTGAATCAGCCACTGGGAGTATTCTTGGGCGGTATTCATTAAACATGTAATATTATTGACAAAACACAATCTTTAGCTTAAATCtttgttaaattttaaaaaaattagtaggAGAGATTACGGCAAATGATTAAGCCTGTAGTTAACAATTATAATGTATGTTTAACAAGTGATGGAAGCTCACATGTGCTGTCTCCTGATTCTGTATTTTCTGAAGGCGTTTAAATATGGTAGGGTCACGCGTTTTGACTCACTAGTACAAATTTTAGAGGAGTAATTAATAGAAGTATTGGAGGagtaataaatacaaaaatccTAATCAATAACTGTGATTTACATATtaccacaaaaaaataaaagacacaataataaaatatataaaataaaaaaaataaaacactaAAAATTCCCCCTATAATATTAGGTCACATAGTGGTGATTTACCACTCTCTTAAATAACCGTAATTTACCTAGACTTTCTcgtattaaataattttttttctttttatttttttttaaattggagtAATAAAGACTATAGTTAAAAACCATTGTATATGGCCCAAGAATATttttatctcaaaaaaaaaaaaaaaaatggccaAAGAATATTTCAAAGGTTTGGTTCCCCGACGCAAAGAGACCTACACTAAATTATTCAAAGGTGTGGTTCACCGACGTAAAGAGACCTACACTAAATCTAAATGGAATCCGCACTAAAGTGTCCATTCGGATACTCAAGTCAAAGAGATTTTGGATTTAATATCTTAGACAAGTTCCACGGATCAAGTCATATTCGATTTTAATTAATCGAATCgattttagatatttatatgcaTCTTTTTCTTAgatttattgattttatatttttttcaggCTAAGCTAAATAACAACGAAAAATTCTCAGCCACTGAATTAATCCATAATTTCTTAGAATtattaataactataatattttttattttaaattattaagttataattctaaaattttaaattatatcaatgtTTTTGTCCATGACATTAATCATGTAAGGGACAAAATGTTGCTTAGCCTTTGACGAGCACCTTTTCTTTGTTAGATATGTTGTTTATTCCTTCCCTTAAGAGGAATTTGATTAGTGGATATCTTATGAACAATTGTTATGTTTGGAAGTTGAGAGTTTCTCAATCATATGCAATTCTTAAtgattaagcgatttattagaaaAGACATGTGGCTTACTTTTTTCTGTACAAAACTCATTATTGgagtattattcttattctacTTACCTTCAATCCTAACATGTCGTATTGGTTTTCCTATTGATTTCCTAAAATTAATCGCCTTAATTAGCTTTAATTTCTAGTTCGGTTATCGATTAAAATTGTGATTATTGAGTATAAAGCTTCCTTGCTCATTTTGATTTTACTTCTACATTATGATTACATCTCTTTCTTATTCTCTTATTCAACTATTACTTCAACTTTTTGTATCTACTTGATTTATTTATTCCAATTCTTAAATTTCGtaactctttttattttatcgccacccatttttaaatgaatttaCTAAAATGCCTTTgaacttaaatttttataaaacattCAAatctcactcaataacactttcatcactctaaaaacaattaatttaaacttaaaatttgtaGAGCAAAAGCTAAGGAAATTCAAAACGCAAACAACAATTTGAGgtattttctaatttaatctcatttaaaattaaaaaaaaaagaaggaaaagacGAGTTGCGCGCAACCCAAGCACGagggagtcgcacaaaatgcgCGACTGAACCGCAGCTCAGTTGCGTGAAAGTACATTAATATGGTATGGACATGTGTTAAAGAAGCCCATTAATGCGCCTATAAGTAGGGTGAAAAACACTATAGTTAATAGAAGAAGCTGTGGTAAGCCTAAGAAATCGTAGGAGGAGCTAATTAGGTTTGAGATAAGAGACTTGCACATCTTTGAAGACTTGACTAGGGAGAAAACTAGTTGCAGACATCGTATTTGTATCCTATATCTTAAATAGTCATAAGAGAGTTGCACGTCTATGAAGACTTGACTAGGGAGAAAACTAGTTGGAGACATCATATTTGTGTCCTATATCTTAAATAGTTACCTACGCCTATACCTATGTCTGGCCTTTATGATTGGTTTTATATTCCTTTGGTCATTTTTTGTCATGTCTTATCTTACTTTGCTTTCTTTTGCTAGTCTTTCTCGAGCCATAGGACTCTTTGGCCGTGgtaataagtttatttatttacacttatttatgaaaatttatactCCTTTTTGGTTCTATAGTTTGTTTATCTAGCATAATTTTGGTTGTTTTTATGTATTTTCACCTTTATTGATGCTTTACATGATTATATGTTGTTTTAAGGTGAAATGGAGACTTAGTAAGATCATAAAGTGATAAGAGAGTAAAAGGCTAGGAGAAAGAGCCTAAGACACCTCAACATGATGAAGAGCCAAGGAACGAGCCAAGAATAGTAAGCGACAAGTCGTCATTCAAAAGCCAGGGGACAATGTTGAAGCACTAGGGGAAAGCTACAAGTCAAAAGAAAGCGACGATTCGTCGTTTTGGCTGATCAAAAAGCGGCGAGTTATTACTAGTTTTTAAAACTCTTACTTGTTTAGCAAAAAGTGGCGACACGTTGTCGCTTCTCAACCAGCGAGTCGCAGCTTTCCCCAACGATGTTTTTTGGGATTCTTTTTTCTTACACCAAATACTTTTTTCGCAATCTAATGCATTTGtcggattattaatatcaagagTTATACATagcttaaaattataaaaatttgatattgtgAAAATATATGGTTTGCAACGAGGCGAATAACAAAAACTTTCTCATAACTATTTTTTCTCTTAAGTTGTAAAATCTCATCTGCAAAAGGACATTAggaaaaaagggagaaaaatgaacaaagttGCAACGAGGATTGGGCTATTCGAGCAGCTGTGTTGAAGCTACGTTTTACACGCAATTTATAGGCTAGTTCGAGCACATTTAGTGCTTGTTCGAGCGGTTGTTTGGACGAGGGTTCTTGCTCATGTGTTGCTTCTCATTCCATAGCCTAAATGCACTAATGCTCAACAGTCAACACTACTCCAAGATGAATTATAAGCATCTTTTACGCCTTTCCAAGTTTGACAACTCTTCAATGATTGAACAACTGAACAACAAGCTCCATGCTTCATCAAATGTGATATAACCCATTTAAGCCATattctgttgaacatttagagtatatagacttagatttgtatatactacatacttagtatagtagtgggactaaataaatatattataagtctaATTAAGTGCCTAAacgaatttgatgaatcattactttgattcataagttttgtttgatgaatcatgactttgattcataagtttttgcttggtgaaacattactttggttcgtaagctttgcttggtgaaatattactttgattcataagctttgcttggtgaaatacttttgtttcaaaaggaggtattgtttgatgcatagctctataaatagaggttgcatgccaagggacattccatcccaatttcaCATCATTTATGAATTCTAtcttaagaatactcttatccttgttcttcctttcatgagataatattgagagagtaattaactcttaatatcatcaaagttcataattcactacaacacttgtatttagtattgcaatttccttgtgctaggattttgttgtgtagattgtatctcatagtgaatttcattttatcatcccaagcaccttttgtgggagaaatatcacaatgggaaagtgcatgaacgccttctactcatataaAGTTTCCGAGAGACTTCTCTGATTGTcacaaccttatcttcatggtgtccatttggtgatttacaaagtaagGAGTTTCATTGCCATCCATacaagggaaatacaaatcggtttatttattttgtattgcattatatttccaatataTTCAAACTATATTTCTTCATAATAACAAGTACTTCTGATTTATCCTTAGAAGTTAGAAGCACATCCTACATCATAACAATTCATATGGTTAGTGAAAGACTAGATGGTATACCTCCTTGCATACAACACGCCATCGGCCATTACCACAATTCCAAGTGGTTCCTGTCTGGGGGGGCTTTAGGGTTCGATATAAGCGACCTTTTTCCTCGCGTGCATAACGTGTAAAATTAGTAGCTGATTGTTCTTGCAGCCCCTGAACTGAAGTGTATGACAATCTGGCTAATGGATTATACAACTTGTGGCTGAGACGAGCGAAAACCATCACAAAAATTTCACCAATAGTCATTACAAGAGCACTTCCCATCCTCAAAGAAGTGAAATCGGTATGAATCCCTCACAATAATTTTCCTTTTAGTGATTTGGGAAATAAATTTGATTGCATTATGACAATCTACACAGGTTCTTAAATTCTTATAGACCTTGAATGGTGTCCCAGGTGACGTCGAAATAACTCCAAATGCAACAGCAAGTTTTTCACTGTGGTAGGACAAATTCTCCTCTTTCTGTTCATCTTCCACGTCATGAAGTACAAAATTAGTGTCTGGTACATAACCCTCTTGCTTCATCCTTTTCGAGATCTCTACCAAGAATGTATGAATTTCATCGTAATTGGGATGAGAAGTATCACCCAAAAGAAACCGATGAACCTGTCTTTTGATCTCGATCCAACTTAGACCCGGTTTCTTAACCACCCCTCGACTGTCCATCATCTTTCTGACTTTTGCCACTTCCTCCCACCTACCAGCTGTAGCATATATGTTAGCCAAAGTTGTATAAGTAGCAGCATTCTCTGGCTCTATTTCAAACAAGGCGTTTGCTGCACGTTCTGCTAGTTTGACATTTTTATGAGTTCGACAACCACCAAGAACAGAAGCCCACAAAAATCTGTCGGGTTTCATGGGCATTTTACTAATATACTCTTCTACTTCCTTGAAGCGGCCAGCTCTGCTTAGTAGGTCTATCAGACAAGAGTAGTGCTCAGCAATCGGCATTAGTCCATGACAATCTTTTATTGAATTGAAATATTGAATACCCTTTTCGACCATACCTGCATGAGTACAAGCAGAAAGAACTCCAACAAAGGTAACATGATCAGGCCGAGTATTCGATTTAAGCATCAACTCAAAGAGCTCCAAAGATTCCTTAGCCTGACCATTCTGTGCATATCCAACAATAAGTGAAGTCCAGGATACTAAATCAGGTCTAGATAGCCCTTCGAAAGCTATTCGTGCAGCAATAACATTCCCACATTTTGAATACATATGAACAAGTGCACTAGCAGAAAATGAATCCAGATCAACCCCAATCCTGATCATATGTCCATGGACCTGCTTCCCTATATGCTCCAAAGCTTGATCAGCACAAGCTTTTAAAACGCCACAAAACGTAAACTCGTTTAATTTAACGTTAGACCTCAACATATCTGAAAGCAACTTAAACCCATCTTCCCATTCCCCTTCCTCAAAATACCCATCAATCATTGCTGTCCAAGATATAACATCTCTATCCAAAGTTTTATCAAATATACACCTAGCTTCTCTAATACTACCACATTTTGCATACATATCAGACAATGCACTCCACACTGCAGAATCCGATTCCAAACACATCCGGACTATACGCCCATGAATTTCCTTCCCAGAAATCAAACTTGGTATTGCAGCAGAAGCAGCTAATGCACTCGAAACAGTAAACTTATTAAAATCCACAGCCCCTAAACTCTGCATTTTCCTAATCAAATCCAAACCCTCCTTAGGCCTTCCATGTTGAACATAATTTGATATCATTGCAGTCCAAGAAAACTCATCTCTCTGAGGCATTCCATCGAACAATTTACGTGCAAAATCCAACTTCCCCATTTTGGCATACCCTTTGATTATAGTATTCCAAGAACACAAATCCCTTtcaagcatttcatcaaacactttctGGGCATCTTCCAAACTCCCACATTTTGTATACATATCAATTAAACGATTAGATATAAAAATCCCAGGTTTAAAGTTCAAAGATTTCATATGATCATGAACTTTCCTTCCATCAAAAAGTGATCTTTGCCGAAGACAGGACAACAAAATAGAAGAATAAATTGAAACAGAGGGAAAACTAATATGACCTAATAAATTAACAGCTTCTTTTAGACGTTTTTGATCACATAAGATATCAATAGCTTCTTTAAATCTTCTGTCTTTACATAATTGGTTTATATGTTTGTCATTTTGGAATAAAATAGCTTTCTTTTGTAAAAATGGCTGTTGGGTGTGTTGTAAGTGCAAAGGAGCAGAAGAAGATTGCAAAAGTGATAAGAGTCTTCTTTGAGAATTGAAGCTGAAAATGGAGAAAAGACATAGAACAGACCTTCGGATATGATTAACGTTGCTTGTTCTTACCTCCATCGTTAGTTGGTTCGATCGATAGAAATGAGTTTCATTAATCACGTAATTGATAATAGTCGATAGAAATCTTCGATGTAAATGAAATACGAATGAATTTCCGTATATattcggttattaaaaaatgttataaattttaaagCAGCTCTAGTAAGATACGGTGTCTTTGTGACATGTTTGTCAcaagtttatttcattttaacataaaaaagaaaaatttgtttttccatttattgtaaaaaaaactctctttaatatctctaaattggaaaaccaaaaaaaaaaatgaaaaatttgatggttaaatttgataattttgaatttcataattattttaaaaataatacaaatgaaaatacagataaaataatttgatgatcaaatttgacaataataatagGATTGTCGAAAAAGATAATAATACAATTAGTTTAATATCTTACTTGCATAACAAAAAACTCTACTTGATATACCATAAACCTCTACGATATATCATAAACCCCTACTACATATACCCAAAACCACTACTACACATCCAAAACACCTATTTCAAATATCCTAAAAGCCTACTTCGTATTTCATTATAGCTACTTCTCATACCATAAATGCCTActttagatattaaaaattcTTAATTCATATAGTAAAAATTCTTATTTACATATTATAATCACCTACTTCTCATATCATAAAAACCTACTTCTCATACCATAAACACCTACTTCATGCATTAAAAATTCGTACTTCACATAGCAAAAATTCCTATTTCACATATCATAAACATTtactttatataaaaaaaatcatctaCTTTACATACTAAAAACCCCTACTTAACTTATTACAAACATTTATTATACAAGCTGAAAACCcctattttatatatgtattaaaaGGCTTCATAGTAAGTATATTACATATACAGGTAGGTAATATGATGGTTTATAGTACATGTTTTTATCAATAAAAGTGGGCATCTTAATGAGTCATAGTAATATTTTTGCcagtagaaaataatatttttatgattcatatgataataaaatacaatGCAACCTTATATCTTAAAACACCtacttatttatattaaaataccTGCTTTAAGTCATTAAACATCTATTTTTAGATCTTGAAACTCTTTCCTAAATACTATTAAACACCTACTATATGTAGTTAAAATGTCTAGCAAAATGAAGAAACAAATTACTCCtactataatattataaaatatctaatatAAACacttacttcaaatataaaaaatatatatactttacatACCACAAAACTCAAATTTCACATATTATAAACATCTACTACACATATTAAAAACTCATACTTGACACATCATTAACACCTACTTCACATACTATAACTCCTACTTTACATTAGATATATGCCTACTTCATATTTGTAAAACACCTACTTCACATATTAAATTACCTGCTATACATATGATAAACACTTCACCTATCACACACCTGCTAAACCTACCAATGCAAAACCAAAGAAATACctacttacaaaaataaatgaataaaactaAATCAGACTGAATAGAAGAAAAAATCAAGAGCATAGGTGAAAACAATTTTAAACTTGGATAAAAAATTCTCTCACAATTGTAAATTTAATATTCAAATTGTTCTAAGTTGGACAATGAAAAAATACTTAGTCGTTCGTTTTGTATCACACAGTATAGTATGATACTATATGTTGCACTTAAATTTTGCATTTTCAGCaagattatattatataaatctaCAAATTAATAAGATTTTTATATCTCCAAAtataaatagttttttgtacacttgttacaaaaaaaaagttatttatatACACACAAATTAATTATACAAATTTAGTATCTACCAGAATATAAATAATGATTTTAGAGAACAATTACCTCACAATTACAACATATCAatctaattatattattttttataattcttactTAAATTTAAAGacattttatgtaatttttaaatCATGTTGCCATTCTGACGAAATTGTGTAGTCATCAACTAATTTTCATTGTTGTCAAAAGCTTTAaccaaaataatagtcaaatatTTATTATACTTTTTCTAGAGTTAGACTATCAAATTACCAATTTCATCTATATAAATAGCACATATTTTCCATCTACATTAACACCTTTTGTGTTCTTTCTAATAAGAATTAATCTTTGTTGTCTAATCTGATCACATACAATCAAGTTTCTAATCTATCATTCATAAAAGTTATCATGGCTaactttttaaatgaaattatacAAGATAGTGGTATTGGAAAGTTCTAAGCCAAGTTTTACACAGGTTTGGAATTTCAGAGAATATAGTTTTTAACTTAAGTTATATATGTAAAATTGAATCAACGTTTACATTCAATGGTTTATTACctaattgttataataatacaattactcttgtgagagaccgtctttcaaagagacgatCCCAAAATAAGAAgcccacattcttattttctctttaatgtaTCAATTGAGCTATTTAGCCTATATATCTAGTGTGTCTCTcggaaagaccgtctctcacaacaatttgtaatAGTTATATTGTATCAATTATTACATTCTAATGACAAATTTTGAACTTGGAAACAATGGTATAGTTACATCTTTATTAAAAAATCAGAtgctaaaatatatttatgtcaaaaattttatgaattgtatgagttttaatactaataaaatataaaagtaaaCAAGTCTTGTATAAGTCTAAGTTAATAAATG
This region includes:
- the LOC130820375 gene encoding pentatricopeptide repeat-containing protein At4g37170, translated to MEVRTSNVNHIRRSVLCLFSIFSFNSQRRLLSLLQSSSAPLHLQHTQQPFLQKKAILFQNDKHINQLCKDRRFKEAIDILCDQKRLKEAVNLLGHISFPSVSIYSSILLSCLRQRSLFDGRKVHDHMKSLNFKPGIFISNRLIDMYTKCGSLEDAQKVFDEMLERDLCSWNTIIKGYAKMGKLDFARKLFDGMPQRDEFSWTAMISNYVQHGRPKEGLDLIRKMQSLGAVDFNKFTVSSALAASAAIPSLISGKEIHGRIVRMCLESDSAVWSALSDMYAKCGSIREARCIFDKTLDRDVISWTAMIDGYFEEGEWEDGFKLLSDMLRSNVKLNEFTFCGVLKACADQALEHIGKQVHGHMIRIGVDLDSFSASALVHMYSKCGNVIAARIAFEGLSRPDLVSWTSLIVGYAQNGQAKESLELFELMLKSNTRPDHVTFVGVLSACTHAGMVEKGIQYFNSIKDCHGLMPIAEHYSCLIDLLSRAGRFKEVEEYISKMPMKPDRFLWASVLGGCRTHKNVKLAERAANALFEIEPENAATYTTLANIYATAGRWEEVAKVRKMMDSRGVVKKPGLSWIEIKRQVHRFLLGDTSHPNYDEIHTFLVEISKRMKQEGYVPDTNFVLHDVEDEQKEENLSYHSEKLAVAFGVISTSPGTPFKVYKNLRTCVDCHNAIKFISQITKRKIIVRDSYRFHFFEDGKCSCNDYW